TTTGAAAACTCTGTTAGAACTCTAACTGTTGGTAAAATAAGTAAACCAATTAGAACCCAGTTTGGGCTACATATTATAAAAAAGACAGGTCAGAGAAATTAAGAGTATTTATATTTAATTGTTTTCTTTTTAGTTATTGATCTTTAAAGTAGTAATCATTATCATTAAATAGAGGTAAACATGGAACTAAGTTATAATAAAAATATAAAAATAGAGGCTTTTGACTCACTAAATACTCTTTCTAAAGATTTGGTAAATTTATTAAAACCCGGAAATATAGCTCTTTCTGGAGGCTCAACTTATTTAAAGCTATTAAAAGAGTGGAGTACTCTAAATCTAGATCTTGATGGGATTACTTTTTTCCCAGTAGATGAGAGAGTTGTGGATTTTAATAGTGAAGATAGTAATTGGGGTAATACCACAAGAAACTTTTTATCTAAATTTAGTATACTCCCAACTAACCACTTTATAGACCCAAAAGAGTATCAAGTTCGATTAAGTAATATAAGTATGGATCTAGTTTTTTTAGGAGTTGGTGATGACGGACACACCGCTAGTCTCTTTTCTACAGATGTGGTATTTGCCCATCCATATAAAAAAGTTATATCCACAATAAGCCCTAAGGAACCAAAAAATAGGATTTCTCTAACTGGGAACTACTTAGTAGAATCTAATAATATTATTATTATATTATTTGGGGATGGGAAAAAAGATATAGTTAATAAAGTTCTAAATAATATTGAACTACCTATAACAACCCTTTTAAAGAGAGTTAAAAATGGTACTATTTATATACATAAACCACTAATAGGAGATATCCATGAGTAAAACTGTTTTACTAATATTAGGAGGATCTGGAGACTTAACAAAAAGGAAACTGATTCCAGCCTTAAGTTCTATACAGAGTAAGAAGTTACTCCCTGATGAATTAGTAGTTATTGGGTCTGGAAGGACAGATTATACCCATGATACATATAGAGAGCATGTTGAGACTACAAAGGAGCTTTGTGACTGTTTATACTACCATGTAGGTTTAGACAATATAAAAGAGTATATAAATAGTTTTGGAGATATTGGTAAAATTGTTGTTTTCTTCTCCCTGCCTCCTAGTGTCTATGCAAAGAGTGTTCAAGAGTTATATAAACAGGGCTTAGTAGGTAATAACGTATCTTTAATTATTGAGAAACCCTTTGGTAGGGATTTAGAGAGTTCAAAAGAGTTAGAAAAAGATATATTAAAATTTTATCCTAAGGAGTCAATATTTTTAATTGATCATTATCTTGCAAAAGAACCTGTACAAAATATTTTAATCTTTAGATTTGCCAATCGTATTTTCGAACCTAATTGGAATAGATTTCATATAGAGTCCATTCAAATAAACTGCTCAGAATCTATTGGAATAGAAGATAGAGCTAAATATTTTGATCAAAGTGGAATGATTAGAGATATGATTCAGAGTCATCTCTTACAACTGTTAACAATTTTAACTATGGAGACTCCTAAAAGTAGTAGTGCTTCAGATATAGTAGCTGAAAAAATAAAACTTTTAAAAAAACTTAAGGTTAAAAATGTTATTAGAGGGCAATATGAGGGGTATAGGGATGAAAAAGGTGTAGACCCTAAATCAAATACAGAGACATTTGCTCAAGTTGAGTTTAGAATAGATTCTGATCGTTGGTATAATGTTCCAATTTATATAACAACAGGGAAGGCTTTAAAAAGAAGAGGAACTGAAATAGGTGTTGTTTTTAGGGATGCGGATACACCAATATTTGAAAATGATAATTTAAAGAAAAATGCAATTGTTTTTACAGTACAACCCCAATCAGGGATTATTGTAGATCTTGTTAATAAAATTCCAGGATGGGGAGTCTCTCTAACTAATACAAATATGAGTTTTTGTTACTCAAATCAGTTTTCAAACAATATTCCGGACGCTTATCAGAGATTATTAGTAGACGCAATTAAAGGGGATAAAACTCTATTTGTTGGTATAGAGGAGACAGGAGAAGCTTGGAGGGTTATTGAACCTGCCCTTTCTGAATCTGAATTAATATACTATAAAAAGGGAGAAGATCCCATAGAAACATTAATTGAAGATCCTTTAGATTTTACAAAATATATAAATATCTGTTAAAAAAAAATCCCCAAATGGGGATTTTTTTTTATACATTATAATTAGTAGAGGATGTTGTACCACCCCGACCTGTCCAGTTTGAATGATAAAAATCATTTCTCTCTTTATCAACTCTCTCATATGTGTGGGCACCAAAATAGTCTCGCTGGGCTTGAATTAAGTTTGCAGGTAATTTACCACTTTTTAATCCATTAAAATAGTTTAAAGCAGATGTAAAAGCTGGAACTGGTATCTCATTTAATAGAGCTATAGAGCATAGGGATTTAAAACCATCTAGTGATTTTATTAATTCCTGTTTAAAATAGTCATCTAATACAAGGTTTACTAGATCATCTTCTTTTCTAAAAGCATCAGCAATTTTATCTAAAAATGTACTTCTAATAATACAACCTCCCCTCCATGTTTCAGCTATCTCTGCCATGTTTAGGTCCCAATTGAACTTTTTATCTGCATCTCTTAAGAGTGTGAAACCCTGGGTGTAGGATATCATTTTTGCACTATATAGAGTTTTTTCTAAATCTGCTAATACCTCATCCCTACTCTTTAATAGTTTAACAACTGGAGTTTTAAACTCCCTTTCAACCTGCAATCTTACATCTTTTATCGAGGATAAGTATCTACTAAAAACCGCCTCAGTTATTAATGTTAAAGGGTTGCCTAAATCCAAGGAGTTTTCTACCGTCCACTTTCCTGTTCCCTTTTGTCCTGCAACATCTAAGATCTTATCAAGAGTATAATCTCCATCCTCTTTAAACTTGAAAATATCAGCTGTAATCTCTATTAGATAACTATCTAAGACGCCACTATTCCATGTTGAAAACTGTTTGCCAATCTCTTCATTACTCATATTTAATAGATTTTTCATAATATTATAAGCTTCAGATATTAATTGCATATCACCATACTCTATACCATTATGAACCATTTTTACAAAGTGTCCTGCCCCACCATTCCCCATCCAGTTGGAACAAGGATCTCCATTTTTAGCCTTAGCTGAAATAGCAGTAAAAATATCTTTTACAAAGGGCCAAGCCTTAGGATTACCTCCTGGCATTAAAGAAGGTCCTAATAAAGCTCCCTCTTCTCCTCCTGAAACCCCAGAACCAATAAATAAAATCCCTTTAGTGGCTAATTCATCAACTCTTCTTTGTGTATCTCTATAATCAGAGTTTCCCCCATCAATTATTATATCATTTTTATCTAAAAAGGGTAGAATAGTATCTATAGTTTTATCAACAACCTCTCCAGCCTTAACCATTAACATAATTTTTCTAGGTTTACCTATAGAATTAACAAAATCCTTTATTTCCTGGGATCCTACAAAGTTTTTACCCTTAGCCCTACCCTCTATAAAGTTTTTTGTTTTACTATATGTTCTATTAAAAACTGAAACAGAGTAGCCCCTACTCTCCATGTTTAATGCTAGGTTTTCGCCCATTACTGCAAGCCCAATGACTCCTATGTCTGTTTTATTCATAAATTACCTCTATTTAAATAATACACTAAAATGATAACGATTATCAATAAGAATAAAAGTTATTTTCTTTAATCAATTAACTTTTATTCTATATCATTTTTATATAGTATTGAAGGAATTAATGGAGAATATATATTGTCTAAGCAAAAACTCGCTATTTTATTAGCCCTACTATCAACACTACTTTGGTCTACAGTTGCGACTTCTTTTAAGATATCCCTTAAACAGTTAAACCCAGAAAATTTAGTTTTATACTCAACCCTAATCTCCCTATTTATTTTCACTATTATATTAGTTAAAAATAGAAGATTTAATTCAATAAAAAACTTGGGTAAGAAAGATATTCTATACTCTATAATTTCAGGATTTTTAAACCCATTTTTATACTATTTAGTTCTTTTTAAAACCTATAGTCTATTACCTGCTCAGGTTGCTCAGCCTTTAAACTATACATGGCCAATTATATTGATAATTTTCTCATCTATAATTTTTAAAGAGAAACTTAAAAGAAAGGATTTTTTATCTTTTTGCCTATCTTTAGTTGGAATTTCTCTAGTCTCATCAAATAGTTTTTCAAATATAGATATTAATGGGTTAGGTGTCATATTAGGTGTTTTAAGTGCTGTAATTTGGGCTCTATATTGGGTAATTAATAGAGTAGACAGTAGAGAGAACGATATTAAACTCTTTCTAAACTTTCTATTTGGCTCTATTTTTATACTTATATATAATTTTCTGTTTGTACCTATTCAGATACCCAATATGGTAGGAATTTTATCAACAATTTATGTGGGACTTTTTGAAATGGGTATTACGTTTTATCTGTGGGCAAATGCTCTTAAGTATGCTAACAAAGCAGCAACTATTAGCCTTATTGTCTATCTATCTCCCTTTTTATCTCTAATTTTTATATCCATTTTTTTAAAAGAGACAATTACTAT
Above is a genomic segment from Thiospirochaeta perfilievii containing:
- a CDS encoding 6-phosphogluconolactonase, whose amino-acid sequence is MELSYNKNIKIEAFDSLNTLSKDLVNLLKPGNIALSGGSTYLKLLKEWSTLNLDLDGITFFPVDERVVDFNSEDSNWGNTTRNFLSKFSILPTNHFIDPKEYQVRLSNISMDLVFLGVGDDGHTASLFSTDVVFAHPYKKVISTISPKEPKNRISLTGNYLVESNNIIIILFGDGKKDIVNKVLNNIELPITTLLKRVKNGTIYIHKPLIGDIHE
- the zwf gene encoding glucose-6-phosphate dehydrogenase is translated as MSKTVLLILGGSGDLTKRKLIPALSSIQSKKLLPDELVVIGSGRTDYTHDTYREHVETTKELCDCLYYHVGLDNIKEYINSFGDIGKIVVFFSLPPSVYAKSVQELYKQGLVGNNVSLIIEKPFGRDLESSKELEKDILKFYPKESIFLIDHYLAKEPVQNILIFRFANRIFEPNWNRFHIESIQINCSESIGIEDRAKYFDQSGMIRDMIQSHLLQLLTILTMETPKSSSASDIVAEKIKLLKKLKVKNVIRGQYEGYRDEKGVDPKSNTETFAQVEFRIDSDRWYNVPIYITTGKALKRRGTEIGVVFRDADTPIFENDNLKKNAIVFTVQPQSGIIVDLVNKIPGWGVSLTNTNMSFCYSNQFSNNIPDAYQRLLVDAIKGDKTLFVGIEETGEAWRVIEPALSESELIYYKKGEDPIETLIEDPLDFTKYINIC
- the gnd gene encoding decarboxylating NADP(+)-dependent phosphogluconate dehydrogenase, encoding MNKTDIGVIGLAVMGENLALNMESRGYSVSVFNRTYSKTKNFIEGRAKGKNFVGSQEIKDFVNSIGKPRKIMLMVKAGEVVDKTIDTILPFLDKNDIIIDGGNSDYRDTQRRVDELATKGILFIGSGVSGGEEGALLGPSLMPGGNPKAWPFVKDIFTAISAKAKNGDPCSNWMGNGGAGHFVKMVHNGIEYGDMQLISEAYNIMKNLLNMSNEEIGKQFSTWNSGVLDSYLIEITADIFKFKEDGDYTLDKILDVAGQKGTGKWTVENSLDLGNPLTLITEAVFSRYLSSIKDVRLQVEREFKTPVVKLLKSRDEVLADLEKTLYSAKMISYTQGFTLLRDADKKFNWDLNMAEIAETWRGGCIIRSTFLDKIADAFRKEDDLVNLVLDDYFKQELIKSLDGFKSLCSIALLNEIPVPAFTSALNYFNGLKSGKLPANLIQAQRDYFGAHTYERVDKERNDFYHSNWTGRGGTTSSTNYNV
- a CDS encoding DMT family transporter, encoding MSKQKLAILLALLSTLLWSTVATSFKISLKQLNPENLVLYSTLISLFIFTIILVKNRRFNSIKNLGKKDILYSIISGFLNPFLYYLVLFKTYSLLPAQVAQPLNYTWPIILIIFSSIIFKEKLKRKDFLSFCLSLVGISLVSSNSFSNIDINGLGVILGVLSAVIWALYWVINRVDSRENDIKLFLNFLFGSIFILIYNFLFVPIQIPNMVGILSTIYVGLFEMGITFYLWANALKYANKAATISLIVYLSPFLSLIFISIFLKETITITTIIGLILIVSSILYNKLAGK